DNA from Candidatus Cloacimonas acidaminovorans str. Evry:
CGCTTTTTGATGAACCGGAACGTTTAAAAAAACTACTGGCAGAATTAAAAGCCAAAAGTGAAGCAATGTTATCCTTCAGAGGACACACAATTGCCATTCAAAGAATGCTAAAACCCCTTTCTCAAATATATCATTGGATAGATATAACTAATGGACTGGGTTACTATCATTTCCTTTGTGACCTGGTGAGCAATATGGATTCTGCCATTGATGAAATAATGGATGAACTGAACTGGATTAAAAAGACCTTCTTTACTACCCATAATATGATTATCAGCATTACGGCAGATGCAGATATAATACCTTCTGCCATAGAAAAACTGGGAACTTTTGCCGATAATGTTTCTACTGAGGCATTTGCACCCGTAGAAAGTCATTTTGCTGTGCGGCAATTCAACGAGGGTATTTATGCTCCGGTGCAAGTTCAATTCTGTGCCAAAGGTGGTAACTTTTTCCGTAAGGGCTATTCCTATAGCGGTAAACTTAGAGTTCTAAATAACATTCTGCGGAGTAGTTATCTGTATCAGGAACTTCGCGTGAAAGGTGGCGCTTACGGGAATATGAGTGATTTTACTTTGGGCGGTTATTTATACTTTGTTTCCTATCGCGATCCCAACTTAAGAGAAACCCTGGAGGTCTATAACACCGTTCCCGAGTTCTTAAGGAACTTTGATTGTGATAAGCGGGAATTTGATAAATATGTCATAGGTGAAATTTCGTCTTTAGATTTTCCTTTAACTCCTGAAGGAATGGGAGATAAAGCGGATGAGGATTATATCACCGGTTTCACTTTTGAAGATAGACAGCAAATTAGAGATGAAGTGCTTTCCGCTAAAATAGAAGATATGAGGAACTATGCCGAACTGATTGAAGCGGTTATGAGTAAAAATCACTATGCCGTTTTCGGTTCGGAAACCAAAGTGAAAGAAGCCGCAGACCTCTTTGATGCTATAACTCCCGCGCTTAGATAGACCCCCTTTTGCCCTGGAGGGAAATGAAACAAAAAGATAAAAAGAAAACAAAACGCTGGACAGGTAAAATAAAAAATGTCCATCTGCCAGATATTGAAATCCTGGATGAGATTAAAGAAAAAGCAGAATTTAAGGCATCACGCATCAGCACAAAAGCAAACCAGTCCTATAAGGAAGGGCTTAAATTGGTGCAGGGCAGAATTATGGAAATTAAAAGCAACTACCGCTATATTGTAGAAATTAACGGTGAGCTGGTAACAGCTAAAATGAGCGGACGACTGAAACAGTTCTTGTATCAAAGCCATACAATTGCTGCCGTAGGAGATTTTGTTGCTGTAGATGTTGCCAATAATTCAGATAAACGCATTGAAAAAATTCTGCCCCGTCGCTCCGCTTTAATTCGTTACGGAAAAGGTAGTTTTCAAAAAGAGATTATTCTGGCTGCCAATATAGATCAGGTAATTATTACCTCTTCCTGGAGAAAACCAAGATTTAAGGCAGGACTTATAGACCGCTACCTTTGTATAGTTGCCATCCAGAATTTGAAACCCATCATCGTTATCAACAAAATAGACCTACTGGAAGATGAACAAGAACTAAAAGAACAAACTGCTTATTATGAAGCAATGGGCTATCCTCTTATTTGTACTTCTGTAGTTAACGGAACCGGTATGCAGGAATTGAAGGAATTGTTGAAAAATAAAGATTCAGTGTTTACAGGGCATTCCGGAACCGGAAAGACCTCGCTAATAAACTATTTGGAACCCTCCTTAAACCTTCCTACAGCAGAAGTTAGCGACCGCAATGAAAAAGGAAAACATACTACTTCACAATCAATATTAATTCCCTGGAGTTTTGGAGGTCATCTTTTAGATACCCCAGGAATTAAAACCATCACTTTGCATAGAGAAGATAAAGAACATATTCCTAAGGTCTTCCCCGGTTTTGAACGCTTGTATAGTAAATGCAAATTTAGCGATTGCCGTCATATTAATGAAGATGGCTGTGCCGTTTTGGAAGCGATGGAAGAAGGAATTATTCCTTATGAACGCTACGATAGCTATCAATATCTTTATGCGAGTTTATAATGCAGAATTTTGCGGTTTACATCAATCCTGAGTTCAGTGACAAAAAAAGCATCTATAACTTGCTGGAAAAATTAAGAAACGATTCCGACATCAATTTCTTCAGCATAGAATCTATCCCCGATTTACCGAAGGAGCTATTTAAGCCCTTACCTAAACCGGCAAACAGTAAACACATTGACTGCATCCTGGTTTTTGGCGGTGATGGAACTATCTTAAAAGCCAAGGATTTGGCTCTGTTAACCGGAGCTCCCATTTTAGGAATTAACCTTGGCTATTTGGGTTTCCTTTCCGAAAGTGTTCTTCCTGAAATTGCTTCATCCATTGAAAACCTGAAACAGGGAAAATACCGTTTACTGCATAGAATGTTAATAGAATGCCATCTGAAAAGGGAGGGGAAAATTATCTATGAAGCATTGGCATTAAATGATGCCGTTATTCATAAAGCGGAAAGTCCGGGCTTAATTCATATTCGGATTAAAGCCAGTGGACGCTATGTATTTGATACCCGTTGTGATGGAGTTATAGCAGCCACTCCTACCGGTTCAACTGCCTATTCACTTGCAGCAGGAGGTCCGATTTTAGCTCCAGAAATGAAGGCAATTGTTCTTGCTCCGCTCAATCCTCATATTTTAGCTATCAGACCTATGGTTTTTCCGGCAACGGAACGCTTGGCGATGAAGGTTTATGGCTTAAGTCAACCAGCGATGTTACAAATTGACGGTCAAAATTCACAGACCATTCAAGAAGGTGATGAGGTTTTTGTAACTGCTTCCGAGCGTAGCGTTTCCTTCATCAAGCTTTCCAATCGGACTTTCTATCAAATTCTGCGCAGGAAACTCAATTTGGGCAAGTAATGTTATCCGAGCTTTACATAAAGAATTATCTTCTAGTTCCGGAAATGCGCTTATCCTTGGATAAGGGCTTAACCGTTATCAGTGGAGAAACGGGAGCCGGTAAATCTATTGTAGCAGGTTCAATTTCTCTTATTTTCGGAGATAACTTAGCTGGCATTGAAGCATTTGATAAAGAACAGCCAATCTATCTGGAAGTAAGCTATAACCTTGAAAAAGCGGAAGAACTGAATAAGTTCCTTTCTCAAAACGGAATAGAAACAGAGGAAGAGTTAATCTTGGCACGGGAAATAAGTCCTAACGGCAAATCCGGCTATTATGTAAATGGACGCAAAGTAGGAGTAAGCTTACTGAAAGAATTGAAAAGTTATCTCATTGATTTTCACCATCAAAGGGATCAACAGCGTTTGCTTTCTCCTTCCTATCAACTTGATTTATTGGATGCTTATGCTGATTTGACAAGAATTAGAGAGGAATTTGCCGATTTATACAGAGAACTGAAAGCAGGGCTGAAAAAACTGGATGAACTGAAAAAAGAAGCAGAAAGACAAAAAGAAATAAATGAACTCTATCGCTTTCAATATGAAGAACTGGAAAATGCCAAACTACGTATAAATGAAGATGTAGAACTGCAAAATGAATATGAACTGCTTTCCCACACCTTGGAAATAACTGAACTATATAACCAAATTACTGCAGAACTTTTAGAGCAGGAAAACAGCGTCTTTGATATAATCAGTGGTTACTTGAGCAAACTGAAACATTATGAACACCTTAATCCCGAAATCGGATATGCCGTAAACAATATGCAACAAGCATTGGAAAACCTGCAAGAAGCATCCCTCAATCTTTCCCGCTCCAAAGATAATATTTCCTTTGAACCACAACATCTGCAGGATATTCAAGCGCGCCTGGATTTGATCAATTCTCTGGTGCATAAACATAAGGTTCGCAGCATTGAAGAACTGCTCAATCTTTTTGCCGAAAGGTCTGCTCAAATTGCCGCTTTTGCCGATAACGAAAAGTCAATTGCAGAATTGGAAAAACACTTGGAAAAGAACTTTGCCGAATTAAGGAAAAAAGGAGAGGAACTTTCTCGCAAAAGACAAAAATCCGCTATAGAA
Protein-coding regions in this window:
- the rsgA gene encoding ribosome small subunit-dependent GTPase A, with product MKQKDKKKTKRWTGKIKNVHLPDIEILDEIKEKAEFKASRISTKANQSYKEGLKLVQGRIMEIKSNYRYIVEINGELVTAKMSGRLKQFLYQSHTIAAVGDFVAVDVANNSDKRIEKILPRRSALIRYGKGSFQKEIILAANIDQVIITSSWRKPRFKAGLIDRYLCIVAIQNLKPIIVINKIDLLEDEQELKEQTAYYEAMGYPLICTSVVNGTGMQELKELLKNKDSVFTGHSGTGKTSLINYLEPSLNLPTAEVSDRNEKGKHTTSQSILIPWSFGGHLLDTPGIKTITLHREDKEHIPKVFPGFERLYSKCKFSDCRHINEDGCAVLEAMEEGIIPYERYDSYQYLYASL
- a CDS encoding NAD(+)/NADH kinase, which produces MQNFAVYINPEFSDKKSIYNLLEKLRNDSDINFFSIESIPDLPKELFKPLPKPANSKHIDCILVFGGDGTILKAKDLALLTGAPILGINLGYLGFLSESVLPEIASSIENLKQGKYRLLHRMLIECHLKREGKIIYEALALNDAVIHKAESPGLIHIRIKASGRYVFDTRCDGVIAATPTGSTAYSLAAGGPILAPEMKAIVLAPLNPHILAIRPMVFPATERLAMKVYGLSQPAMLQIDGQNSQTIQEGDEVFVTASERSVSFIKLSNRTFYQILRRKLNLGK
- the recN gene encoding DNA repair protein RecN; amino-acid sequence: MLSELYIKNYLLVPEMRLSLDKGLTVISGETGAGKSIVAGSISLIFGDNLAGIEAFDKEQPIYLEVSYNLEKAEELNKFLSQNGIETEEELILAREISPNGKSGYYVNGRKVGVSLLKELKSYLIDFHHQRDQQRLLSPSYQLDLLDAYADLTRIREEFADLYRELKAGLKKLDELKKEAERQKEINELYRFQYEELENAKLRINEDVELQNEYELLSHTLEITELYNQITAELLEQENSVFDIISGYLSKLKHYEHLNPEIGYAVNNMQQALENLQEASLNLSRSKDNISFEPQHLQDIQARLDLINSLVHKHKVRSIEELLNLFAERSAQIAAFADNEKSIAELEKHLEKNFAELRKKGEELSRKRQKSAIELSKELQDNIRALSIPEGILEIRIDKKAEDNFVISDYLSAVSESGQESVEFLFSANPGFELKPLSAVVSGGELSRILLAIKKVLADRLEPKLIILDEIESGIGGKTAAIVADFIAKLAERQQVLCITHLAQIAGRAKKHLVIEKFTQGEKSFVNIRKVEAEQRLQEIARMLSGTLTAKALEHAAEILKDINIRG